A window of the Miscanthus floridulus cultivar M001 chromosome 14, ASM1932011v1, whole genome shotgun sequence genome harbors these coding sequences:
- the LOC136503678 gene encoding uncharacterized protein yields the protein MDRSWIYGTQFPPAYVKGVEEFMKFVSERYPEDSHILCPCSKCLNQSLRPQDDVNDHIHIYGMSAAYTRWIHHGESADTVVVENLEQEVEGSDHDFGIHVDVADDDYDEDHGVPEMIGDLYAAAEADGEQPRFARVLEDAKKSLSPGSSHSKFSFLVRMLYIKSRYRIGNTVFSTMLKLLSSGYPQSELPKSYDEAKKYLGELGLGFENIHVCKNNCVLFWKRYYKENVCPVCKASRWQDETGNKQVLHKVLRHFSLLPRLKRIFASKRTSEETQWHKKMRMPVDNVMSHPADGEAWKEFDTREPTFADDSRNLRLALATDGFNPFGNMSTQYSPKSLGKDFDLFLEPLIEELLDLWKGGKTKDTTNARLDLRDMGIRPELHLQQHGNSVNAPPGPYVLGKDKKIEFCKFLNGIKLRGLVRKDVYEAVAELGTFFRELCSRNLRIDVVKRLKEEIPLILCKLEKIFPPTFFDVMVHLAVHLPDEALLRGPVQYGWMYPIERRLGTLKNFVRNRARPEGSIAEAYMASDTLTFCSRYMEDIDNRFNHDDGSDGEMPLPDDISVFKHGVTLVGSNRS from the exons ATGGATAGAAGCTGGATTTATGGGACACAATTCCCACCTGCATATGTgaaaggagttgaagagttcatgaaatttgttagtgAAAGATACCCCGAAGACAGCCACATACTTTGTCCGTGCAGCAAATGTCTTAATCAAAGTTTACGGCCTCAGGATGATGTAAATGACCATATACACATTTATGGAATGTCAGCTGCATACAccaggtggattcatcatggggagtCGGCAGATACTGTAGTAGTTGAAAATTTGGAGCAGGAGGTCGAAGGAAGTGATCATGACTTTGGGATACATGTGGATGTGGccgatgatgattatgatgaggatCACGGAGTACCAGAGATGATAGGAGATCTATATGCTGCGGCAGAGGCTGATGGAGAACAACCAAGGTTTGCAAGAGTCCTTGAAGATGCGAAGAAGTCACTTAGCCCGGGATCTAGCCAttcaaaattctcttttctagTGAGGATGTTGTATATCAAGTCTCGTTATCGAATTGGCAATACAGTATTTTCCACAATGCTGAAGTTGTTGTCATCAGGATACCCTCAGAGTGAGTTGCCAAAATCATATGATGAGGCCAAGAAATATCTTGGAGAACTGGGCCTTGGTTTCGAAAAcatccatgtgtgcaagaacaatTGTGTGTTGTTTTGGAAGAGGTATTATAAAGAGAATgtgtgcccagtatgcaaggcatCTAGATGGCAAGATGAAACTGGGAACAAGCAGGTTCTACACAAGGTATTGAGACATTTTTCACTTTTGCCAAGGTTGAAAAGAATTTTTGCTTCAAAGCGCACTTCTGAGGAAACACAATGGCACAAGAAAATGAGGATGCCAGTCGATAATGTAATGAGCCATCCAGCTGATGGAGAAGCATGGAAGGAGTTCGACACAAGGGAACCAACCTTTGCAGATGATTCGAGGAACCTGAGGCTTGCCTTAGCTACCGATggattcaatccatttggcaacatGAGTACGCAGTACA GTCCAAAATCTCTAGGAAAGGATTTTGATTTGTTCCTTGAGCCCCTAATTGAAGAACTACTCGATCTATGGAAGGGT GGCAAGACCAAGGACACAACCaatgctaggctagatttgcGTGATATGGGCATAAGACCTGAATTGCACTTACAGCAGCATGGCAACTCAGTCAATGCTCCACCTGGTCCGTATGTCTTGGGGAAGGATAAAAAAATCGAGTTCTGCAAGTTTCTCAATGGTATCAA ACTAAGAGGACTGGTGAGGAAGGATGTATATGAAGCAGTTGCAGAGCTCGGGACCTTCTTCAGGGAACTATGCAGTAGAAATCTGAGGATTGATGTTGTCAAACGGCTAAAAGAAGAAATTCCATTGATCCtatgcaagcttgagaaaatCTTTCCACCTACCTTCTTTGATGTCATGGTGCACTTGGCTGTCCATCTTCCTGATGAGGCACTACTAAGAGGACCTGTTCAgtatggatggatgtacccaatagaaaGGCGGCTAGGCACTTTGAAGAATTTTGTAAGGAACAGGGCTAGGCCAGAAGGATCAATTGCTGAGGCATATATGGCAAGTGACACCTTGACTTTTTGTTCTAGGTATATGGAGGATATTGACAATAGATTTAACCATGATGATGGTAGTGATGGAGAGATGCCATTGCCTGATGACATCTCTGTTTTTAAGCATGGTGTTACTCTTGTTGGATCTAATAGGAGCTAG
- the LOC136505922 gene encoding uncharacterized protein yields the protein MVEQGFAKWFRCHIENKRKENPESVSEGLWALSCGPDLRVKTCVACKVNGVRYSTVDHENFLLTQNSGVMTEGSHDGNNIDFYGVLKEVIELQYNSNIQVRRTVVLFRCDWFKQEGKTIGLRDDGHFKSINVQSLWYKTDPFILATQSKKIFYLQDTSLGKDWRVVQKFEHRNIYDVAEKDEASHDVHQDDYCSDTEHVVQAGADNEVTHNIQGGEASIIEGNLQDLISSKKQPIIREDSEDEEEDETVL from the exons ATGGTTGAACAAGGATTTGCAAAGTGGTTTAGGTGCCAT ATTGAGAACAAACGCAAGGAGAATCCAGAATCGGTTAGCGAAGGATTGTGGGCACTGTCATGTGGCCCAGATCTACGAGTTAAGACTTGTGTAGCTTGCAAGGTTAATGGAGTGCGGTATAGCACTGTGGATCATGAGAATTTCCTTCTGACACAAAATAGTGGTGTAATGACTGAAGGTTCACATGATGGGAACAACATAGATTTTTATGGAGTCCTTAAAGAGGTAATTGAGTTGCAATATAACTCAAATATTCAAGTCCGTCGGACGGTGGTTCTATTTCGATGTGATTGGTTCAAGCAAGAAGGCAAGACGATAGGCCTTCGAGATGACGGACATTTCAAATCCATCAATGTGCAGTCATTATGGTACAAGACTGATCCTTTCATCTTAGCAACTCAATCGAAAAAGATATTTTACCTACAAGACACATCTTTAGGTAAAGATTGGCGAGTTGTGCAGAAATTTGAACATAGGAATATTTATGATGTCGCTGAAAAAGATGAGGCCAGTCATGATGTGCATCAGGATGATTATTGTTCTGATACTGAACATGTAGTGCAAGCAGGGGCTGATAATGAGGTTACGCACAATATTCAAGGTGGAGAAGCCAGTATAATTGAAGGAAATTTACAAGACCTTATAAGCAGCAAGAAGCAACCTATTATTCGTGAAGAtagtgaggatgaggaggaagatgagacaGTACTGTAG